CTGATCGTCCACGTTCACCCAGAAAACAGGGACCTGCGGCAGCCCCAGATGGCGGGCGGCCTGCTGGTGGGTCACTTGCCATGGGTGAGTGGTTTCCCGAGATTGGGGATATAGAAAGGAACTTTGACTGGGACAGGTTTTCGCTCTCTCATCATTCAGGGGTCTGAACGCCTACGCCCGTAACAAGTGACCCACCAGGTGTGGTTGCCCTTCAGGATGTAGCCAGTGGACTTCTGCACGACCAGGGCCCCATAGAAGCCGTTGACCTTGATGCTCTCGGCGATCACGTCCACGTTGCCGACGTTTGGATTCCGAGGATGCGGCTTGAGGTCAGAGACGGGGACGAGGACGGCCATCCCGTTCAGGATGCGCACGGCGGATGCAGTCAAGGCAAGTCACCTCCTGCTCAGGGCAAAAGAAAGCTGCCCTCCAAGTGTGGAGAGCAGGAGAGAAACGCCTATCATCGCAGCGTTTTTAGAGTTCGGCCAGATTATTCACAGATTAGGCGAACTGCGAGCGAGCGTTAATAGCCAAGCCTCTGCGCAAGTTCCTATTGAGATGTTGAACGGTCCAGCCGCACCGTGAAGCGCTGTGACTGCCCTCCTCGCAGAACTTCGAGCGTCACCGTCGAACCTATCTCCTTCCTGGCAATCGTTTGCTGAAATTCCTCAAAATGCTGGATTGAACGCCCATCTACAGCAACAATGACGTCCCCACCTCCATTCAATGAGGCCTCCGATGCACCCTGGGGCTTCAAACTGGCCTGTACCCCCGCTTGATCTGCCGGGCTCCCCGAAATCACCTCCTCAACCAGCAGGCCACGGGCGGGCAGATTCATCCGACGACGCTGCTCAGCCGTCACTTGGGTAAGGTCAACAACGCGTACACCCAGCCGCACTGGGCTCGATACAGACGGCGTCACGCCTGCGGTGAACGGCTGCTGCATACCCGCCCGCAATTCAGTGAGACTGGCAGTGGCGGCGTTGATGGGAACGGCAGCCCCTTGAGCACCGCTCGGAAATGCGACGTTCAAACGCGAACCAAACCGACCACTGACCAGGCCCACCACCTCACCAGAAGTGTTGACGAGCGGGCCCCCGCGGATTGTGGCGTTAAGGGCTGTATCTATTGTGAACTCGTCCGAGGCAGCCGCATTGCGAACGGTCACCTCTTGCGCCGTGAACCCACCCGATGGGCTTAACCCTACGGCGATGAGCTTTTGCCCAGAGGTCACCCGGGCACTGTTGCCGAGTTGCGCCGGGCGGAGCGCGCCTGAAGGTCGGCGTTCCAGCCGCAAGAGGGCCACATCGCGCTCTGCATGCAGGCCAACCACGATGGCGGGAACAGCCTCTCCGCTTCTGGTGGTCACCGTCACCCTGGCGTTCCCTTGGACCAATCGAGCGCTGGTGAGTACTTCCCGCTCGCTCAACAGAACCCCAGTTCCAGTACCGAGCCAGGGCAAGAGTGCTCCTGGGAAGGGACTCCAACCCCGGGAGCTTGGACCGGCCGTTCCAGAAGGTTGCGCCGTGGAAATGCTGACGACCGAGTTCAGCACACGGTCGAGGGCAGACTCGGTTCGTGTCGTGGAGGCGGAGGGTGCCTGCGTGGGGAGTGGGGTGGATTGCGCGTGAACTGGCCCCAGCAGGAGTGCAAACAGCAAGGAGGGCAAGACCAGGCGAAGCATAGTCATCACCTTTATCAATGCGTTCAGGCTGCTGGAGTGGAGGAACCAGCCCGTTTAATCTCAATCTTCCGCCTACGGGCTTCTGGAACCTTGGGAAGGTGCAGGTGCAGGAGGCCGCTCTCCAACTTGGCTTCAATCGCGTCGCCTGCGACTTTGACAGGGAGCGTCAGACGGTAAAAGAACTCACCGTCAGGAAGTGCCTTATACCAGTAGCGCGTACTCGCGTCCTCTGGTCCCGAGTACCGACCCCGGATCAAGATGGTGAGGTCCTCCACCTGGACGTCAAGTTCTTCTGGTTTGACGCCGGGTAAGGCGAGATCCACCATCACATGCGTCGAGGTTTCGTACATGTTCAGGAGCAAACGGGAGTGGCCTGGCAGCGAGGGGTCCGGACCCGCATTCGAGAGGTTCAAAGCGGGCCAGGGGGAGCTGATGGTGGGCATGACGTCCGGGCTCCAGGGAGTGAGGCTGTGGCTTCGGTCGGGTACAACGGTCATGATTCACCTCCAGGTGGTGTGCGTGTGGGAGGGCGTTTTGTACGCACTCCTCAAAACACCCATATAAAATATGCGCCTGGTCTTGTCAAGATCTTGCTTCTCGGGATCAATGGTTCGTGAACCAGACCTTGAAGCAACGCCCTGATCCTGTGGAAGCGTAGCCCTCAGAGGGCAGAACTTGAGTTCCGACACAGCGGTCCTGGGACAAACCAGGTGTATTACCCTGCACCCTTACGGCTGATCTGATCCCAGCAGGGCGTGCACCCAGTCCGGCTCGTCAGAAAGTTCAAACACATGGCCGCGCACCTGCTTCAACGTCTGCACTTGGGCCTTAGAGCATTTGTCATAAAGATACGGAGGGATAAGCATGTCGGAACCAGGCGTTGATGTCCTGTGCACGAACCGCCTGTAAAGCGGCTCCAATGGCAGAGATGAGGCCGTCGACTGTTCGACAAGCCTTCGCTCTGACGGCCGCCTTGACCTGAGAGAACATCAGCTCGATAGGATTAAAGTCTGGACTATAAGGCGGAAGGAACAGGATCCGACAACCCTGTGCTTCAATAAGTGTTGGAACAGACGCTCGATGATGAGACGACAGGTTATCCATAACAACGACCTGTCCTGGTTGCAGGATAGGACAAACCAAATGGCGGATGTACCATTCAAACGATGGACCGTTGACAGCACCAGTCAAAACGAATGGGACCGATGGTCCCGTAAGTTGTAGAGCACAAATCAAGGTCTGGTTGCGTCCGTGATTCCTGGGAACATAGCCATGAGCTCGCTCAGTCCTGTGCGCACGCGCGTATCCTCGTGTCATGGCGGTGTGAAAGCCACTTTCATCCAGGAACACCAGCTGTTCCGGATGAGTGAGATACGGAGCTAAGTCATTGAGAAACTGCTGTCGCCTTTCTTCACTTCGCTCGAACGCGACCAAAGTTTTTTTACGGGTGATGTGATGCTTGCGGAACACTCGATCCACAGTTTTGAAGCTGACCTTCAACCCTGTCGCTTCTTCGAGCATGCGAGCATGCTCGATCAATGTCGCGTCGTCATGCGCCTTGAGTTGTTGCAGCAGTTGCTCTTCGTGTAGGGGTGTGACCCGTGGGGGACGGCCAGAAGACCGACCCACCTCGTGCAACGTTCCCAGGCGCTGCTTTTCCAGGTAGGTATCTACGGTTTCGATGCGCATTCGGTACAACCGGGCGACCTCTTTCCGAGTCTGACCGCCTTCGACCGCCGCGACCACCCGTTCCCGCAGATCCAGACTGTACCCTCGCCCCCCAACAGCTTTCATGCTCTCATTATGACAAGTGCTCTAAGGTGCGTCGAAGCGCCTCCAGCGCAAGCGCTGCACGTGGGAATGGATCACGGATGTGCCGGCGCAACACCAGGGAATCCCGCACCCACTCATAGATCAGGGTCTGCGCGTCCGCCTTCGTCCCCGGCTTGTTCTCAAAGCGCGTCAAGAGCGCGATCAGCTGCC
The sequence above is drawn from the Deinococcus hopiensis KR-140 genome and encodes:
- a CDS encoding S1C family serine protease encodes the protein MTMLRLVLPSLLFALLLGPVHAQSTPLPTQAPSASTTRTESALDRVLNSVVSISTAQPSGTAGPSSRGWSPFPGALLPWLGTGTGVLLSEREVLTSARLVQGNARVTVTTRSGEAVPAIVVGLHAERDVALLRLERRPSGALRPAQLGNSARVTSGQKLIAVGLSPSGGFTAQEVTVRNAAASDEFTIDTALNATIRGGPLVNTSGEVVGLVSGRFGSRLNVAFPSGAQGAAVPINAATASLTELRAGMQQPFTAGVTPSVSSPVRLGVRVVDLTQVTAEQRRRMNLPARGLLVEEVISGSPADQAGVQASLKPQGASEASLNGGGDVIVAVDGRSIQHFEEFQQTIARKEIGSTVTLEVLRGGQSQRFTVRLDRSTSQ
- a CDS encoding Hsp20/alpha crystallin family protein; the protein is MTVVPDRSHSLTPWSPDVMPTISSPWPALNLSNAGPDPSLPGHSRLLLNMYETSTHVMVDLALPGVKPEELDVQVEDLTILIRGRYSGPEDASTRYWYKALPDGEFFYRLTLPVKVAGDAIEAKLESGLLHLHLPKVPEARRRKIEIKRAGSSTPAA
- a CDS encoding IS630 family transposase; this translates as MKAVGGRGYSLDLRERVVAAVEGGQTRKEVARLYRMRIETVDTYLEKQRLGTLHEVGRSSGRPPRVTPLHEEQLLQQLKAHDDATLIEHARMLEEATGLKVSFKTVDRVFRKHHITRKKTLVAFERSEERRQQFLNDLAPYLTHPEQLVFLDESGFHTAMTRGYARAHRTERAHGYVPRNHGRNQTLICALQLTGPSVPFVLTGAVNGPSFEWYIRHLVCPILQPGQVVVMDNLSSHHRASVPTLIEAQGCRILFLPPYSPDFNPIELMFSQVKAAVRAKACRTVDGLISAIGAALQAVRAQDINAWFRHAYPSVSL